The following DNA comes from Centroberyx gerrardi isolate f3 chromosome 4, fCenGer3.hap1.cur.20231027, whole genome shotgun sequence.
agaaggagcgaatgactgagtgagtgagtgaatggcAGGGATGAGGGGGGAAAGAAGAGATacaaggagtgagtgagtggcaCTTATAAGTCATGACTGACAGATTTGGGGTTTTGATACACCTCAGAGGATCAtggttcccactgtggcccttatgcaaaattccatgacttttccatgactttgcATGACTAAGCCAGAGCgtcttccatgacctaaaaatgttcttccttcctggtttgatcATGTTTTTCTAAAGGGCTGGAGCAGTCTGGTTtaaaccatctaatgcaatgaatgtgtgaaacaagtaatcaaacacattctgctatattcctgtaaagtgacccatttgtaaaattcaatgatattccctgactttccccagagaattgatcaaattccctgactttccctgtctggaatataCCTCTCagaattccatgatattccaggactAGTTGGGAGTCCACCAGCTCCTTCTGGTCCACTGTCTCTTTCACACCCCCATGCTAGCGAAGCCCTATAGTATTTCACCCACACCCCCGGCGCTCCAGTTGTGTTTCAGCTTTACATCTGCCGTCCCCTGCAGCGGTGTGGGTTACTAGGCCTCCGGGTTTGACTCAGCAGTTAGCGGCCACTTTAGCTTTAGCCCTGCCTGAGAGTCTCTGCTGAGAAAACTGCATTAGATGTATGTGTCGAGTAGAGCCATGTATCAGTTTGTTGATATATCAGGCCGgtgttggccttttattaatattaaatattggatatcggccagtTCTTCACTTCTGATACGATGGAGGAAAACAGTCTGCAAATGCTGCaatgaattttattttctttgtacagAAAAtgattaaacatttaaaaagtctAATGTGTGCCAGAGTTTCTCctaccattgaacaggtgtggtggTCACCccgccttaaggagctgctaaccctaaaagaatttcattagtctgggtctagtcccatgatggtctaaatgctgtttcagaggcttttccacactgacaagaatacaattctggaggaaacactgaatacttgtaacattttggcaggaaaatgaaaaaatttaaaatactgaatatcagtatcagccttcaaaaacccatatcagtcgaaccctagtttCGAGCCACCAGAATCCCATCATGTACTGTGTTTGTGATCTGATTTCAGGACAGTTGTAGTGTAATTCATTTCACACTGGGTAACAAAAGCAGACACACCTTCTTGTCACCATTGAAGAGCAGTTGCCTTCGAGGTAAATTTCACCACGCCAATTGTAGCGGAATACAGCCGAGCTGCAGATTGACCTCAGGTCAAAGGACCTGCAGAGTGACCCCGTGCCACGTGTGGAGAACAGTAGGTGTTAAACAAACCGGACTGAAGAAATGCCTCATTGTATGCTGTTTTCAAGGCCCTTTGTGTGGATGATAATACCTGTTAAACTCGATCCTCTTTACCGGTTCTTTCATTCTGCACCTGTTCAATGGGAACACTACTGCGAAAGAATAGGACACAGAGATGGTGAGCGCAGATGAAGGTTCCTCCCATTGTGTAGGATCGCTGCATTGGTTAGGGCATTAAATACAATATGTTAACGCTGGTGGAAGATGTAAGATATTTCCCTTCAGCGTTGATAATGAGGTTCATATTGCAAGGTCCGCATAAAATACAGTGGAGCCTCATTTATCCTAACCTAGGTCATCTTCAAATACAGTGGAACCTCATTTATCCGAACCTAGGTCTGCATAAAATACAGTGGAACCTCATTTATCCGGACCTAGGTCTACATAAAATACAGTGGAACCTCATTTATCCCAACCTAGGTCTGCTTAAAATACAGTGGAACCTCATTTATCCCAACCTAGGTCTGCATAAAATACAGTGGAACCTCATTTATCCCAATCTAGGTCTGCATAAAATACAGTGGAACCTCATTTATCCCAACCTAGGTCTGCTTAAAATACAGTGGAACCTCATTTATCCCAACCTAGGTCTGCATAAAATACAGTAGAACCTCATTTATCCCAACGTAGGTCCACTTAAAATACAGTGGAACCTCATTTATCCCAACCTAGGTCCACATAAAATACAGTGGAACCTCATTTATCCCAACCTAGATCCACTTAAAATATAGTGGAACCTCATTTATCTGAACATAGGTCCGCTTAAAATATAGTGGAATCTCATTTATCTGAACCTAGGTCTGCATAAAATACAGTGGAACCTCATTTATCCCAACGTAGGTCTGCATAAAATAGTGGAACCTCATTTATCCCAACGTAGGTCTGCATAAAATAGTGGAACCTCATTTATCTGAACCTACATCGGCATAAAATGCAGTGGAACCTCATTTATCCGAAACGAAGTCCGCCTAAAATACAGTGGAACTTCATTTATCTGAACCTATCACTCCTCATTACCAAATAAGTGtaataagggggaaaaaatcggTGGTGGTGGGACAATATTTTATTGACTATCTGAAATTGTGAGAAATTCCTTTATTGGAaatgaaatgcatttaaatTGTCTACATCGAGAATTTCAGAGTTGTGTTCTCAACACTTTTTTTAGCATTCCCGACATTTCATTTCTCGTGAACTACATCCATTCCTGAGGCTGCAGATAAACAAGGTCCTGCCACAGTATAATCACATTAAATGAACAATGGATGTTCACAGATGAGATGTTAGTCAGAAGGTATTCAGATATGCAGCCCGTATGACTATGGAATGTCACAAATGCGCTGATGTTTGCATTCACGGTTGTATTCCAGGTGATAGTGGAGAAGGTGTCCGGCTCGCAGATAGTGGACATCGATAAGAGGAAGTACCTGGTGCCCTCTGACATCACAGTGGCCCAGTTCATGTGGATCATCAGGAAACGCATCCAGCTGCCCTCGGAGAAAGCCATCTTCCTCTTCGTCGACAAAACGGTTCCCCAGTCCAGGTGAGAGATGGGAAGGAACGGACTCATGAACATTATGTCCGAATTCACAAACTGCCGTCCACGAATTCATTCATGAAGCTGGTGATACAGTTTGGGAGAACGGTAAATATTAGTGGggcagttaaagctgcactagacacaATTTTTATGTATCATCTCCACCCTACCAACCgctaagaaaaaaacaatttagatCCGGGAAGTGACCAGTTCATTGGccgtcacattacatgatttctggataatgaagtccttcaaactttcacaaATTCAGACAGTTGCCTCCTGCTGCAACTTACAgacaaagttgcctagtgcagctttcacTTTCTATACTATCAAAGAATTGTGCACTACTGTATGTGAGGCCCCAATACCTGAAAAGTACACAATTCTTCAGATGGCATAGGAATTGGGGAAAAAGAATAATCTCAAAATTGATGACACAGTGGGCTTTAAGGAACAAACGCACCGTGAAAGGATACTAATGGCCATACAAAGTTACCCATAGACAGGTTGTCTGAAAAGTGTGGAATCATTGGAAAACCGGCAACTACAGAAGCATTCAAACTGCTTGTCAGAAGATGGATTCGAACCCACACCACCATTCAGTCGAGAAACCCTGGTGTCTTAGCCAAGGTAGAGTCCAACTAAAGTAAGACACTATGAAACATCCAATGACGTTCACCTTTGCATTCTTAACCCCGTAGAAAAGAGAATTGTCGACTGGCGCCTAAAACATCAGCACTTAAACATATACACCTATGTGTGGAGGTAATGCCTACTATTATTATGTTATATCTCAAACATCACCTAGATATCAGTTAACATCTCAaccattttcagtgtttctggtCCCTTTAATTCAAGCATGTTAACGGAATCCCAACGAGTAACGACCATACATTTATTCAAGTATTCTGTTATAGATTGGATAGAGGAACTGGTGTTTCTTAACCTTTGAATTAAGAAAATCCACCTGCTGAACTcattgaactgaaagtgaattgagcACGCCTCTTTTTGAAGTCGGTCAAGGAACACTACACCATATCCTGACTCCATTGCATCCTATTGCATCCTTTGCCTCGTTTATCATGAGTAAATGCGCCTTATGTAATCGTCTCCTGAAGGCCAATGAGTTGTTCACATGCTATGGCGTTGTTGTCGTCACTTAAACAAGTGGACACCAATgtaattaattatttatttgcgAGGCCCTGGCCTACTTAAAGTGATGTGCAGTGAAAGCTTAAGCAAGAACCCCCCTCGTtcatgtgtgtacgtgcatgtcggtttatccatccatctctgtaACTGAAGAGCAGGAACATATGAGTTCTTAGTGTGTGTGAAATCAATCTCCCTGTGAAAGAGGATGCAGCCACACCTGTCCTCTTCGTTTACACCCATAAAAAACCACCACTTGTCTGTTTGCATTCGCACCTATTTACATGCTGatatgatgcacaaacatctagagaATCTGACCTATTTCTCTGGCctatttatttcttcttctggtCTTAGTTCAGGGTATCTACAGGTTCttaaaaagtctggaaaagtcttGAAATTAataatctaaatttaaggcctggAAAAGTATTACAATGTCTAAACTTCAAGCtcttattttcttgttttcttggcGCTGCATGTCCAATCTTACACAGGAACACATATTGGTTGACCCACCGAGCGACCCGACCTCATTTGAACCTTCCTGTCAAGTGCCATTAGTCATAGATAGCCATTGTGTTGGAGGAGGATACAGCAACACTATAGATAGATGCCTTATCTAGGCAGGGATACACCCTCAGCCAGGAGTCTGGCTGAATAGAACCTTGAAAGGAAATACTATATACTACAGCCACCGCTTTCCTTATGCAACTGTGCATTCATCTCCACTTCACAATAACACAAGAGTTTGTTATCGTGGCAGACTCATGTGTCCCACACCTCTGGAATGtacattgcgtgtgtgtgtatgcgtgtgtgtgtgtgtgtgtcagcctgtcTCGGGAGTGAATGTGTGAATCAGTGCAATATGGCAGGATTTTGTTTATCCGAGACTTTTTGAACCAACACCAATAATGGGGAAAATGTGTttaatgacaaagcagtattgttATTCCAGTATGTCGCATGGTGATACATCACTAGATGTTTCTATTGGATATAAAGTGAAGTGCAGACTTTACAGATTAACCATCATCAAGCATTACAAGGAAACTGAATGAGGAGTGAactattggctttttattaaaaatgagatCTGGTCctgtcagtgtggtccacctctgatatgatggatatgattgattacatatttattgtagaattgttcaatactacactggttgcctatgggaagaccttgtgacattttgatcaggtTCTACACAAGTATGTATgagtatatatttttattgttattattatcttgggtttcagtggagagttttagtgtcccatgatggtctaaatgctgtttcagaggcttttcaaccctgacaagaatacaatttgtggaggaaacactgaatacttggaatttttgatagcctaaatgcctaaaatgtaaatgtaatggtCTAATAAGAgtcttcttttgtttgtttctgcagTCTGACCATGGGCCAGCTGTACGACAAGGAGAAGGACGAGGACGGCTTTCTGTACGTGGCCTACAGCGGAGAAAACACCTTTGGTTTCAAGGCCTTTTATACAACACGGGGTTAATGCTGTACTGTATGCCACTCtatccaccacacacacacacacaaacacacatacactgacacaGTAGGGCCCAACGTATATTGGTGCACAGTGTTATTGTCTGACATTAGCCTTTGACAGATATATCAATACTGACGTGTCTTATACCAGTAATGCACCAACACAATCAGCACAAACAAGATTCCAGCACAATCATTCAAAAACGAGGTTTTTGACACGTTTCAACTAGACccttatggaaaaaaaataactcTACACAAAATTGCTAGAATAAATTAACATGTTCAAAAATTGTATTTGGGTCTAGACAGGGCTAGGATGATTATTAATGTCAAGTAACACTCGATTTTAATAGTCAAACAGCCTTCAGTGGAGCCATTTGTCGTCTTTGAAAGACCAGTTTGAAGACAAATATCTTTAACGCCACCATAAAATATATGGAATCATCACCACACAGTTGTATCGGATATCATTAATTTTCCTCTCCAAGTATTGGATTCGGTATCAGACAAAACACTTGTTGggctctaacacacacacacacacacacacacacacacacacaaacacacgctccaGTGATTACACATTGCTCCACCCAGTCATGCTACATTTCTTTCAGTCAGGCTTGATTATGTCAAAGAAAATCGTGTCCGGCGGACGTGTGGAAGAAACCTTATAATCACGTGACTAGATTCATTAACCATGTTATGGATGCATTTGTATGGCTCATATCATGTACTCGAGACTTCAGTTATGTAAATTTAAATCTGTAGGCACACTCAGCGGTATGATAAGACTTATGAATACAGGAACGAAAAACAAGCATGTGAAAGAAAGCAGCTCATGCTCTTTGGTCGGCGAATAACCGGATTCGGCAGATGGAGCGCCGGTTATTAGCTAGTGTTTCTCCAGCTCAGGGCCTGtcttttggtaacactttacttgaagtgtaTTGTGTTGAGATTATGAGCCCATTAGGAGCAGAGATACACTTTTCTTACCATGTAATCATCACATAAACATCAGAACTTCAacctaaaggaaaaatcccccctcagATACTCGtacactgttacatatcatcagtctgtgatgtccaatgcattccaggagttattttgatgaagtgttgtaattaacttttttggcgTACCCaatttccctcaacctgctttgTCTACTTGTACTTCAGTTagggatttcctacatttcccagaatgcctttaaacaacccccagagaatgtgcCTGACAGTGCCCGGGCATTTCAGCTGTAGGTTCAGCTGTGCATTCTGGTccattgaggctactgtcagtggagaatttggtctctctcctcttctacgatggatttctccctgtgtgattgttgaacatctcttggtgcaaaatggcggctctagaaagaagcccttgctctttgattctgagggactgacaccaaaacctgacgtttaccgttgatgttttagatcgctgacacattttctgctatcaaactccattgtagctgcactggaaatatctcgatgtgacgtcatgtcgtctacatttggccagttatccacaggaagaagaaaaacacaccaaacaacaaaaaggacccagaaatgcaaggtacatcgccaatatgTGATATTCACATAGTGAACAACTAGGCATCAGGCACTTCTGGGTTCTTTTTGACTGCTAACTTCAAACCTACGTAGGTCTGCTCTGGAGCAAAATGactaaaaaatgtgtttggggATGCAGGTTTTCAAGGGAAGTGGATTGTGATTCTTTCGGTTTCCATCAGGAAAGTTGgagcagacaaaaaaacaagactgaatgaaaaaatgaaagtgAGAAGAAGACCTGGAGACTGCTGTTCTGATAAGTTTGCTGAAGAGGCTGATTGATGTTGGAATTGGGAAAGACTGGCAGCTATCAAATAATAACTTTTTGTGAAAGACCTTGTCACAAGTAAATAGATCATTTAGCTACATTAGCTACGTCATTCTAATGGTGTTAACTTACTGAGCTGAATGGCACTTTAACCTCTAACCTTGATGGATGTATAAATATTAATAAGTTTAGTCAGCAATATAAGTTAGGTTAGGTGGCATTCAGGTAACATGGTAGCTAAAGTGAGTCGTAACTAACATGGCACAAAAAGGTTCATGCTAGCTTGCTAAGTTAACACTGGTAGAATGGCTAAAGCAGACATAGCTAACATAGCTAAGTTCCTCTTGGCTACATTCTGTGAGAAACATGAGTAAATTATCTACTTAGTTTTAACAAATTGCTGCAAACACTGTAGATTTGATAGGTGCCAGTCTTTCCCAATTTCAACATGAATCAGCATCTTCAGCAAACTTGTCAGGCCAgttcttttctcattttaattCTTTCACCCAggcctctttgtttttttgcttgctCCACCTTTCCTAATGGAAATCAAAAGAACCTAAGTCCATTTTCCCTCAAAAATCACTGTTTGCATCCCCAGACGCAAcatttatttagtcattttgcGCCATAATAGACTTATGCTTGCCAAATATAGACAACTTGACGTCACGTCGAGATAGTTCCtgagcagctacaatggagtttgatatcagaaaatgtttcagcgatcttaaacatcagcggtaaacgtcaagttttggtgtcagtccctcagaatcaaagagcgagggcttatTTCTAGATTCACCACTTTGCgcagatgttcaacaatcatacagggagaaatccatcgtagaagaggagagagaccaatttctccactgacagtagcctcaacagaccagaatgcaatgcaaccacaaaacatgtagcattttaagtGAGGGTTGCAGCCGCGATCATAGAAATTACCCAATATTCACcagctagttggctagctaactaTGTAGATTCCCATATGCCAACCTTtaattgaaagcaacaagttcacacccctactctgggggttgttgaaaggcattctgggaaatgtaggaaatcactaactaaagtagaagtggacgaggcaggttgagggaaagcgagTACATCAAAAAAAGGGTTATcccaaaataactcctggaatgcactgatgcattacctctcctctttttccacatttatcCAGCTTCTCTGCGTGTGAGAACTGATCCAGGATCATTTGATAAGACCCGCAAGCATTTCGTCCACGATCACCTGAAGGTCAAACTTGgttattatctactcaccctcatgtcagttgaaacactggtgaattCTGAATgtctacacaacacacacgcctTCTTGAGAAGAACTACTGTGGCCGGGTcttggttctttagagttccaaaaagggcaaaaatgaccataactttactccaaacagcattgTCTAAGTGTTGTGAAGCCAAACGACTGTGGGTCCACAAGTCCTACATACCTTTTCCACACTCACAGAGCTCTGGTCACCCTACAGCGATCTGGCGGCTCTTCGTAAGCTAGTACTGAGATGTTTTAGTACAATCGTTTGGCTTcggaacacttggattatgctggtTGGAGTCATTTTCTGGTcatattttgccatttttggaaCTTAAAAGAACCAGGACCCGGCCACTTTTGAAGGAGGCTGACATAGAGCCGcgctagctaactcgctgtgtgttatgtggacgtacaaacttcaccagcgtttcaactgacatgagggtgagcagATCAtgaccaagttttcatttttttggtgaactattccttaaaTCCCTGGATT
Coding sequences within:
- the gabarapl2 gene encoding gamma-aminobutyric acid receptor-associated protein-like 2, giving the protein MKWMFKEDHSLEHRCVESAKIRNKYPDRVPVIVEKVSGSQIVDIDKRKYLVPSDITVAQFMWIIRKRIQLPSEKAIFLFVDKTVPQSSLTMGQLYDKEKDEDGFLYVAYSGENTFGFKAFYTTRG